From a single Halarsenatibacter silvermanii genomic region:
- a CDS encoding sigma-70 family RNA polymerase sigma factor — protein MSDSRSGINRGDVESYSAWQKYEKTGDNDVRNNLIKKHLSLVKYEAKRLKNLLPDFISLEDLESYGIIGLIQAIDRFKSDEGVKFVTFARQRVRGAMIDQLRELDWLPHSMRRDCKKIMQAREKLKGELGREPDEEELACETSLSRERVKKLGRYLNSSQWLSLDSSRGESTMYDFLSGDYKSPFEHIRDARKKEVLAEAIKKLDEEEQLILSLYYRDGLTQQEIAEVMDLTSSRVSQLHKKSVQKLRGLLSHENEFLGG, from the coding sequence ATGAGTGATTCTCGTTCCGGCATCAATCGGGGTGATGTGGAAAGTTATTCAGCCTGGCAGAAATATGAGAAAACCGGAGATAACGATGTGAGAAATAATTTAATAAAAAAACATCTATCGCTGGTCAAATACGAAGCCAAGCGCCTGAAAAATCTGCTGCCGGATTTTATTTCGCTGGAAGACCTCGAAAGTTACGGTATCATCGGATTGATTCAGGCCATAGATAGATTCAAAAGTGATGAAGGCGTAAAATTTGTCACCTTTGCCCGTCAGAGGGTAAGAGGAGCTATGATAGACCAGCTCAGAGAGCTCGACTGGCTTCCTCACTCCATGCGCCGGGACTGCAAAAAAATCATGCAGGCCCGGGAAAAGCTCAAGGGGGAGCTCGGTCGCGAACCGGATGAAGAGGAACTGGCCTGCGAAACTTCCCTCTCAAGGGAGAGGGTGAAAAAGCTCGGCAGGTATCTTAACTCCTCGCAGTGGCTTTCGCTTGATTCTTCCCGGGGAGAGTCCACCATGTACGATTTTTTATCCGGGGATTATAAAAGTCCTTTCGAGCATATCAGAGATGCCCGCAAAAAAGAGGTGCTGGCTGAAGCCATCAAAAAGCTGGACGAGGAAGAGCAGCTGATACTCAGCCTTTATTACCGGGATGGACTGACTCAGCAGGAGATAGCAGAGGTCATGGACTTAACTTCCTCCCGGGTCTCCCAGCTTCATAAAAAATCTGTTCAGAAACTCAGAGGCCTGCTCAGTCACGAAAACGAATTTTTGGGGGGCTGA